Genomic DNA from Modestobacter versicolor:
CCGCGTGGTGGCGCGGGGTGCTCGAGCTGCGCCCGGCCCCGGAGGTGCTGGAGCGGCTGACCGGCGGCGACGCTCAGCGCTGGGCGTCGGCGACGGCCAGCGAGCGGTCCAGGTAGACCGCGCCGACCGACAGCAGCCGGTGCAGGTCGCGCAGCAGCCGGTCGAGCACCCGCACCGGGTCGGCCTCCTCGGGCTCGTGCTGCGGGGCCTGGGCGGCCATCTCCGCCAGCCCCGCGGCCGCCTCGGTCAGCGTGGGCCACAGGTGCCCCCACTGCCAGAACTCGTAGGTGCCCAGCGGCACCTGCGCCAGCGCCGGCATGCCCAGCAGGCCGATGCCGTCGACGTCCGGCCGGTCGGGCAGCTCGCCGAGGCCGAGCAGCAGCGACTGCACGCGGTGCGTGCCGGTGAACTCGGCGGCGGCCTCGGTGCCCGGGGCCACCTCGGCGGCCAGCCCGCGCGCCAGCAGCGCGTCGAGCACCGCCGCCGGGTCCTCGACACCGGCCTCGCGGGCGGCGCGGCAGAGCTCGGTGCGCGTCCACGGCGTGCTGGCGACCCGGTCCGGGACCCCGTGCGCGAGCGCCCAGACGTCGGCCGTGGCCCGGTCGGGCAGCAGCGGGCTGTCCCAGCCCAGCCGGACCACCCAGTACGCCGGGGGTGCGCCGCGCTGCTGGTGGAACGGGCCCATGGCGTGGCCCAGCGGGAAGACCAGCGGTTCCCCGGCGGGCATCAGCTCACCGCCCAGGTGTCCAGGCAGACCGCGTTGGGCGTCAGCAGCCGGTGCAGGTCGCCCAGCAGCGAGGCGAGCAACGCCTCCGGGTCGCTGGCCAGCGGGTCGTCGATGCCCACCCGGGCGGCGGTCGCGGCCGCGCCCTGGCACGCCCGCCACAGGCTGGTCTCCATCGTCGCCCACTCGAACAGGTCGTAGGCGGCGGCGGACAGCACGGCGAGCGGCCGGCCCGGCAGCCCGACGGAGTAGGCGTCCGGGTTCTCGGCGGAGTTCCCCAGGCCCAGCACGAGCGGCACCATCCGGACCCGCTCGGCCAGCGCCAGCCCGCTCGGCGTGCCCGGGGCGGCCAGGGCGACCAGACCGGCGGCCGCCAGGTGGTCCAGCCGCTCGGCTGCGTCCGGCAGGCCGATGGCACCGGCCTGCGCGGCCAGCTCGGCGACGGTCCACGGGCGGGGGACGTGGTCGGCCGGGCCGTGGGCCATCGCCCAGACGCTGAAGTCGGTGGAGGTGAGCCGCTGCAGCTCGGCCCCGACCCGGACGTGGAACTCGTCCTGCGCCGCCCGGACCCGGATCAGCTGGCCGATCGGGTAGACCTGCAGCGGCGGCGAGTCGCTGGTCATCGCGGGGAGCCTAGCCGGGGCACCGGGGTGAGGGCCGGAGGTCGCTGTGCCAGGCTCGCGGTCATGAGCCAGCCGCGGCTGACCACCAACGACTGGGGCAAGGCGCTGCAGGCGGCGCGCCCGCCGGAGGGCACCGGGCCCTCGACCGCGGAGGTGCTGCGCGGCCTCCGCGAGCACCGCCCGCCCGTGCCGGTGCTCGCCGCCTGGGTGCTCGGGCTGCTGTTCCCGCTGGCACTGGTGGCGATCGCCGTCCTGGTCGTGGTGCGCGAGGCGACCGCCGACGGCAACCTGGCCAACCGGGTCGTGATCGGTGCCCTCCTGGTCGGTGTGCTGCTCGGTGTCGCGGGACTGTCGCTGCGCGGGCTCAACCGCGCCGTCCACGTCGGCGACCACGACGCCGCCCGCTTCCCGGCCCGGCTGATGACCGTGGTCTGCGTGCCGGTGGCGCTCTTCCTGGTCTTCTGGGTGGAGGGCCGGGGCCACGACTGGGAGTCGTCGATGGTCTGGCCGTTCGCCCTGCTGGCGCTGGCCTGGGCTCCTCGACCGTTCAGCGCGCAGCCGGCGGCCCGCCGGTGGACCGCGGACGCGCTGCTGCGCCGCGGGCCGGAGGTGCGCAGCGGGCTGGAGGCAGACCTGTTCATGGACGCCCGGGTCTGCGCCCGGTGCGGCAACGCGCTGCCGGGCCAGGCGCGCCGCCTCGAGCCGGTGTCCGGCCCCGTCGGCGAGGGCTGGGTGGTGCAGACGCCCTGCCCCACCTGCGCGGCACCGCTGCTCTACGCCTTCCGGCGGCGGGACGACGGGGTCCCCGCCCCGGACGACCCGCTCGCGATCGGCGCCCCGGGGAGCACCGGCCGGGGGATGGGCGGGGGCGACTGGTCCCACCTGGCCACCGTCCACGCGGTCCCCGCCGACCTCGACGTGGCGACGGCCGACACCGCCACCCTGCGCTCCTGGCTGGCCCGCGGTGCGGTGTCGGTGCAGGCGACCGGGGAGCTGCTGGCGCTCGTCCGCCCCGGCGGCAGAGCCGTCCCGCTGTCCCGCCGGGCCGGTCGACCGGCTCCCTTCTCCAGCGATGTCGCGGAGTTCAGCCGGGCGGGGTTGAAGAGCCGGCTGACCGAACGGCGGGCCCGGCTGGTCGCGGTGCGCGACGAGCTGGCCCGCCGCGGCGAGAGCGTCCCTGCGGTCCTGCCCGGTTGACCGGCGGGGTCAGCGGACCGCGCGGATCTGGGTGCTGGTGGTCGACATCGGCGACCACGGGTCCGGGTGCGGCTGACCGGCGTCCACGACCCAGGAGGGGGTGCGCGGAGCCGTCGTCTGTCCGCGGGTCGCCGGACGGGCACTGAGGTGCACGATCAGGGAGAGCAGGACGAACAGCCCCACGAACACGCCAGCGATGACCAGAAGCGTCGAGAGCATGTACTGGAAGTTAGTGGTGCGGACCGGTCCGTGTCCGGCACTTCACCGGGCAGAAGTCACCGAACCTGAGCCGCAGAGTGGGGGACTCTGACGGTTGACGGGGTCGACATGGCGACTCGACCGGCTGGTCAGCGGACCCGATTGGGCAGAGTCTGCCAGAACGGGGACCGCGGCGGCCGTGCCGCTGGTCACGGCTGCTCGGGATCGACCAGGTCTCGGCGCCGGGAGCTGGCTCAGAGGTCGAGCGGGAGGCCGGTGTAGTTCTCGGCGAGCTCGCGGGCGGCGGCCTCCGAGCTGCAGACCCGGCGGAGCTGGGAGAGCTGCAGCTCGGCGTCGAAGTCGTCGCCGGAGCGGTGCAGCATCGAGGTCATCCACCAGGAGAAGTGGGTGGACCGCCAGACCCGGGCCAGCGCGCGGTCGGAGTAGCTGTCGACCAGGTCGGTCTGCTTGTCCTGCAGCAGCCGGACGAGCGCGCCGGCCAGCAGGGTGACGTCGGCGACGGCGAGGTTGAGCCCCTTGGCGCCGGTGGGCGGCACGATGTGCGCGGCGTCCCCGGCGAGGAACAGCCGGCCGCGGCGCATCGGCGCGCTGACGAAGGAGCGCATCGGCAGGATCGACTTCTCGGTGACCGGGCCGGTCTGCAGCTCCCAGCCGTCGAGGGCGAAGCGGGTCGACAGCCCCTCCCAGATCCGGTCGTCGGACCAGTCCTCGATCTTCTCGGTGGTGTCGACCTGCAGGTACAGCCGGGAGACCGACGGCCCGCGCATCGACAGCAGCGCGAAGCCGTCGGGGTGCCAGGCGTAGACCAGCTCGTCGGTCGACGGCGCGACGTCGGCCAGGATGCCCAGCCAGGCGTAGGGGTAGGTCCGCTCCCAGGTGCGCCCACCGGCGCCGGCGGTCACCACCGGCCGGGAGACGCCGTGGAAGCCGTCGGTCCCGGCGATGACGTCGCACTCCAGCACCTGCGGGGTGCCGTCGGCGTCGGTGAACCGGATCCGCGGCGAGTCGCCGTCCACGTCCTCCGGCACGACGTCGGACACCTCGAACAGCAGCGGCGGGCCGCCGGCGAGCTGGGCCGCGATCAGGTCCTTGGTGACCTCGGTCTGCCCGTAGACCCAGACCCGGCGCCCGCACAGCTCCGGGAAGTCCAGGTGGTGCCGGGTGCCGGGGTACTGCAGGTAGACGCCGTCGTGGGGCAGGCCCTCGCGCTGGAGGCGGTCGCCCAGCCCGGCGTCGATCAGCGTCTGCACGGTGTGCTGCTCGAGGATGCCGGCCCGGATGCGGGCCTCGACGTACTCGCGCGAGCGGTTCTCCAGCACCACGGTGTCGATGCCCTGCAGCTGGAGCAGGCGTGACAGCAGGAGGCCGGCGGGGCCGGCGCCGATGATCCCGACCTGGGTGCGCACGTCCCGAGTGTGACCTGGGCCGCCCGGCGGTCTGCGAATTCCTTCCGGTCAGCGGAACTGGTCGGAGCGGGCGAGCTCGCGCCCGATGCCCCGCGCCGCCACCTGCAGCACCGGGGCCAGCCGGCCGGTGTCGCGGCGCTGGGCGGGGACGACGATGCCCAGGGCGGCCACGACCACCGGGCCGTTCGCCCGCTCGACGGTGACCGGGACGGCGACCGACGCCGTGCCCGGGGACATCTCCTCGGCGGTGCGCGCCCAGCCGCGCCGGCGCACCTCGCCCAGCTCGCGGGCCAGCACGCGCGGGTCGGTGACGGTGTGCCGGGTCTCGCGGGTCAGCTGCCGCAGTGCCTGCTCGACGACGTCGTCCGGCGCGGAGGCCAGCAGCACCTTGCCCACACCGGTGGCGTGCAGCGGCAGCCGGCTGCCCACCTGGCTGACCACCGGCACCGACTCGCGCCCGGAGATCCGCTCGACGTAGAGCGCCCGCAGGCCCTCCCGGACGGCGAGGTGCACGGTGTCCCGGGTGGCGGTGTGCACGTCGAGCAGGAACGGCGAGGCGACCTGGCGCAGCTCCAGCTGGACCGGGGCGAGCAGGCCGAGGTCCCAGAGCTTGCGGCCGATCTCGTAGCGCCCGTCGGGGCGCCGGGACAGCGCCCCCCAGGCGGCCAGCTCGGCGAGCAGCCGGTGCGCGGTGGTCAGCGGGGTGCCGGACCGCTCGGCCACCTCGGAGAGGGTGAGCCGGGGGTGCGCGGAGTCGAAGGCGTCGAGCACGCCGAGCGCACGGGAGGTCACCGATCGTCCGGTGGCGCCCGCCCCACCCGCCATGGCCGTACCTCTCTTCTGCCCAGCGGAAGTACCTGCTTGGGAAGCGTAGTGCGTGGGCTTACCGTCCCGGCATGACCGGGACCACATCTCGAGCTCCGCGACCTGCGGCGGACAGCGCACTGGTGCTGCCGCGCTACCTCCGCGATCCCGAGGAGCAGCGCACCCCGCTCGCCTACCCCGGTTACAAGAGCACCGGGCTGCGGGCGCCGCTGCGCACCCCGGTCGACCTGCCGCACCGGCTCACCGAGGTCACCGGCCCGGTGCTGGGCGAGGACCGGGTGCTGCCCACCGACGCCGACCTCACCCTGCGGATGGGCGGCGAGGCGCAGGGCCAGCGGATCATCGTCTTCGGCCGGGTGCTCGACAGCGACGGGCGCCCGGTGCCCGACGCGCTGGTCGAGGTGTGGCAGGCCAACGCGGGCGGGCGCTACCGGCACGTCGTCGACAACTGGCCTGCCCCGCTGGACCCGCACTTCGACGGCCTCGGCCGGGTGATCACCGACAGCCTGGGCCGCTACGAGTTCACCACCATCAAGCCCGGCGCCTACCCGTGGGGCAACCACCACAACGCCTGGCGGCCGGCGCACATCCACTTCAGCCTCTTCGGCCAGGCCTTCACCCAGCGGCTGGTCACCCAGATGTACTTCCCGGGCGACCCGCTGTTCGAGCAGGACCCGATCTACAACGCGATCCCGCCGTCGGCGCGGTACCGGGCGATCAGCCGGTTCGACCTCGACCGCACCCAGGACAACTGGGCGCTGGCCTACCAGTGGGACATCGTCCTGCGGGGCAAGGACCAGACGCCGTTCGAGACCGACGACGACGGAGATGTCGCATGAGCAGCCCCCACATCTCGCCGCTGGTGCAGGCCGCGAACGAGGAGAACGACCGGGTCCCGGGCATCCCGCGCCGGGGCAGCGGCTTCCTCGACGGGCCGCTGCGGCTGGCCACCACCCCGAGCGCCACCGTGGGGCCGTACCTGGCGATCGGGCTGACCTGGCCCGACGGCCCGTACGCCGCGGCCGAGGGCACCGAGGGCGCCATCTGGCTGCGCGGCCGGGTCTTCGACGGCAGGGGCGACCTGGTGCCCGACGCGATGATCGAGACCTGGCAGGCCGACCCCGACGGTCGTTTCGCGCACCCCGACGACCCGCGCGGTGGGCAGACCGTGCCCGGGTTCCGCGGGTTCGCGCGCTCGGACACCGTCGACGGCGGCCAGTACGCCGTGCACACGCTGAAGCCGGGACCGGTGCCCGACGGCGAGGGCGGCCTGCAGGCGCCGCACGTCGACGTCTCGGTGTTCGCCCGCGGGCTGCTGGACCGGGTGGTCACCCGGATCTACTTCGCCGACGAGGCCGAGGCCAACGCGGCCGACCCGGTGCTGGCGAGCCTGCCGGACGACGAGTCACGCGGCACGCTGGTCGCGCAGCGCAGCGAGGACGGCTACGTGCTCGACATCCACCTGCAGGACTGCACCGACAAGGGCATGGTCGAGACCGTCTTCTTCGCGGTGTGAGCCCCCGACCCGTCAAGATGCGCGAGTGACCCTCCTCGACGCGACGTTCGCCCGCGGCCCCGTCTCGGCCGGCGCCACCGCCGGCCCGGCGGGCGACCCGTGGCTGGTGGCCCTGCTGGAGGTGGAGGGCGCGCTGGCGCGCGCCGCCGCCCGGGTGGGGCTGGTGTCCACGACGGCGGCCGACGAGGTCAGCCGGGTGTGCGCCGACCCGGCCGGGCTGGACCTCGCCACGGTCTACGAGCGCGCCGCGGACGCCGGCAACCCGGTGCCGCCGCTGGTGCGCGCGCTGCAGGCCGCCGTCGGCCCGCACGCCGCCCGGGCGGTGCACGTCGGCGCGACCAGCCAGGACGTCGTCGACACCGCCGCGGTGCTGCTGGCCCGGCGTGGCCTGCAGCTGGTCGACGCCGAC
This window encodes:
- the pcaG gene encoding protocatechuate 3,4-dioxygenase subunit alpha, giving the protein MSSPHISPLVQAANEENDRVPGIPRRGSGFLDGPLRLATTPSATVGPYLAIGLTWPDGPYAAAEGTEGAIWLRGRVFDGRGDLVPDAMIETWQADPDGRFAHPDDPRGGQTVPGFRGFARSDTVDGGQYAVHTLKPGPVPDGEGGLQAPHVDVSVFARGLLDRVVTRIYFADEAEANAADPVLASLPDDESRGTLVAQRSEDGYVLDIHLQDCTDKGMVETVFFAV
- a CDS encoding IclR family transcriptional regulator, translated to MTSRALGVLDAFDSAHPRLTLSEVAERSGTPLTTAHRLLAELAAWGALSRRPDGRYEIGRKLWDLGLLAPVQLELRQVASPFLLDVHTATRDTVHLAVREGLRALYVERISGRESVPVVSQVGSRLPLHATGVGKVLLASAPDDVVEQALRQLTRETRHTVTDPRVLARELGEVRRRGWARTAEEMSPGTASVAVPVTVERANGPVVVAALGIVVPAQRRDTGRLAPVLQVAARGIGRELARSDQFR
- a CDS encoding 4-hydroxybenzoate 3-monooxygenase gives rise to the protein MRTQVGIIGAGPAGLLLSRLLQLQGIDTVVLENRSREYVEARIRAGILEQHTVQTLIDAGLGDRLQREGLPHDGVYLQYPGTRHHLDFPELCGRRVWVYGQTEVTKDLIAAQLAGGPPLLFEVSDVVPEDVDGDSPRIRFTDADGTPQVLECDVIAGTDGFHGVSRPVVTAGAGGRTWERTYPYAWLGILADVAPSTDELVYAWHPDGFALLSMRGPSVSRLYLQVDTTEKIEDWSDDRIWEGLSTRFALDGWELQTGPVTEKSILPMRSFVSAPMRRGRLFLAGDAAHIVPPTGAKGLNLAVADVTLLAGALVRLLQDKQTDLVDSYSDRALARVWRSTHFSWWMTSMLHRSGDDFDAELQLSQLRRVCSSEAAARELAENYTGLPLDL
- the pcaH gene encoding protocatechuate 3,4-dioxygenase subunit beta, which codes for MTGTTSRAPRPAADSALVLPRYLRDPEEQRTPLAYPGYKSTGLRAPLRTPVDLPHRLTEVTGPVLGEDRVLPTDADLTLRMGGEAQGQRIIVFGRVLDSDGRPVPDALVEVWQANAGGRYRHVVDNWPAPLDPHFDGLGRVITDSLGRYEFTTIKPGAYPWGNHHNAWRPAHIHFSLFGQAFTQRLVTQMYFPGDPLFEQDPIYNAIPPSARYRAISRFDLDRTQDNWALAYQWDIVLRGKDQTPFETDDDGDVA